A region of Pseudoalteromonas aliena SW19 DNA encodes the following proteins:
- a CDS encoding peroxiredoxin-like family protein, which translates to MSLKAQIDAYNIQKEAKLPADVLALMNTTNEELIAQHIKDNALQTGQKVENFSLVNHKGENVKLADLLQKGPVIISFYRGGWCPYCNLELKALNDYLPQFKTQSAQLVAISPQLPDETLSTAQKNDLEFDVLSDVSNEVAEQFGLLFTLDERIQRLYTEFGIDFEHYYGDKSFKLPLPATYVINQAGIITYAFLNEDYTLRAEPIDVMAALESEDN; encoded by the coding sequence ATGAGTTTAAAAGCGCAAATAGATGCCTACAACATCCAAAAAGAGGCCAAATTACCGGCTGATGTTTTGGCATTAATGAACACCACAAACGAAGAGCTTATCGCACAGCATATTAAAGACAATGCGTTGCAAACTGGCCAAAAAGTAGAGAACTTCAGCTTAGTAAATCATAAAGGCGAAAACGTTAAACTTGCGGATTTACTACAAAAAGGCCCTGTCATTATTAGCTTTTATCGAGGTGGTTGGTGTCCGTATTGTAATTTAGAGCTAAAGGCACTTAACGATTACTTACCGCAATTTAAAACTCAAAGCGCTCAATTAGTGGCTATATCACCACAGTTGCCTGATGAAACTCTCTCTACGGCTCAAAAAAACGATCTCGAATTTGATGTACTTTCAGATGTTAGTAATGAAGTAGCTGAGCAATTTGGTTTGTTGTTTACACTCGATGAGCGTATTCAAAGGTTATATACCGAATTTGGCATTGATTTTGAACACTACTATGGCGATAAAAGCTTTAAATTGCCGCTACCTGCCACTTATGTAATTAATCAAGCGGGTATTATTACTTATGCCTTTTTAAATGAAGATTACACATTACGTGCAGAACCTATTGATGTTATGGCAGCACTTGAATCGGAGGATAATTAA
- a CDS encoding haloacid dehalogenase type II — translation MSILKSLKTFTLSLLVGTSLVSGYAVADEPKEQAKPKVLIFDVNETLLDLTSMRTSIGKALGGREDLLPLWFSTMLHHSLVDTVSGNYHDFGKIGVASLLMVAQNNNIDITSEQAKTAIVTPLLTLPPHSDVKEGLTKLKAQGYKLVSLTNSSNKGVKAQFESAGLISYFDARYSIEDIKIYKPDLRAYEWVLKKLNVAPNEAMMIAAHGWDVAGAKEAGLQTTFIARPGKALYPLAKKPDHVVKDLHELAALLK, via the coding sequence ATGTCTATTTTAAAATCGTTAAAAACATTCACTCTTTCACTACTTGTGGGCACAAGCCTTGTATCTGGTTACGCCGTAGCTGATGAACCAAAAGAACAAGCAAAACCTAAAGTGCTTATTTTTGATGTAAACGAAACCCTACTTGATTTGACGTCAATGCGTACATCAATAGGTAAAGCACTAGGCGGACGTGAAGATTTATTACCACTGTGGTTCTCTACCATGCTACACCATTCACTGGTAGACACAGTAAGCGGTAACTATCACGACTTTGGAAAAATCGGGGTAGCGTCGCTACTTATGGTTGCCCAAAACAACAATATTGATATTACCAGTGAACAAGCTAAAACAGCCATTGTTACGCCACTTTTGACCCTTCCTCCCCATAGCGATGTTAAAGAAGGACTGACGAAACTCAAAGCACAGGGCTATAAATTAGTAAGTCTTACAAATTCTTCAAACAAAGGTGTTAAGGCACAGTTTGAAAGCGCTGGTTTAATATCGTACTTTGACGCACGTTACAGTATCGAAGATATTAAAATTTATAAACCAGACTTACGTGCTTATGAGTGGGTGCTTAAAAAGCTAAATGTAGCACCCAATGAAGCAATGATGATAGCAGCGCACGGCTGGGATGTTGCTGGTGCAAAAGAAGCTGGCTTACAAACCACGTTCATTGCACGCCCTGGCAAAGCCCTTTATCCATTAGCTAAAAAACCTGACCACGTTGTGAAAGATTTACATGAATTAGCCGCTCTACTTAAATAA